The sequence below is a genomic window from Mycobacterium sp. ITM-2016-00316.
CGCCGGCGAACACCAGCGCGGCGAGCCCCGCGGAGATCGCGATCACCCCGGCCAGTTCGCTCGGCGGGAGGTCGTTGCCGAGCACCACCACCGATACCAGCGCCACGATCCACGGCGACGTGCCGCGCGCCAGCGGATACATCTGGCTGAACTCGCCGAGCTGGTAGCTCGCCAGCAGCAGCAGGTTGTAGCCCACGTGCAGCGCCGCGGACGCGATGATGAACGGCCACGCGCCTGCTGGCGGAAACCCCGCCAGCACCGCCAACGCCCCGCCGCCGATCATGTCGACCGCGCCGATGAGCGCGAAACCCACCAGTCGGTCGTTGACGTTGTGCGCCAGCGAGTTCCACATGGCGTGCAGCAGCGCTGAGAACAACACGGCGAGGGCAATGATCGGCGTCATCCGAGGACCTTCCCGGTGGCACGCGCGCGCCACCGCAAGATCCTCCAGGCTTTTATCCGTTCAGATGACCGCGAGTGTTCGGAACTCCCGGTGGCGACGCTCGGACCAGTCGCGTGTGACCGCCGGAACCCTAGACGCTATCGGCGACGACTCTACTCGCACGCGTTCGCCTCGCCGGGTGCCGGCCGGCGCAAGCCGCCCCCGCTGTTGAAGGCAGTCATGCGGTGGTCTGTTCCGCCGTGGCGTGGGCGACCAGTCCGGGGCGATAGGACGTGGGTGGCGCGAGGGCAGCGGCGTCGTCGGTGGCCTGATACACATACCGGTCTGGCCGCACGATGAGGTAGCGGGCACCGTTGTCGGTCAACGCATTCCACAGCTGACCGCTGGGGTCGCCCAGTTCGCCGTCGATGACGACCGACGTACCGGGTCGAATGGTCAGGAAGCGCGCGCCGATCCGCTGCCACGCCGCCAGGTGTTGCGGCGTCATCGTCGCGCGGGGATCGACGTCCATTCCGAGGATGCTCCAACCGAGCCCGAGTGCCTGGTCGACGCCGACTTGTTGCGCGTCTGCCATGGCGACCCGCGCCGGGGTCAGGAGGTAGCCGACCGGAGACCGCTTGCGCGGAACTGTTGTCAGACAACCACGGCCCAGAGGCGTCGGTTCCACGACCTTACGGGTGATGGCGTCCGCGGCTCCGGGCACCTTGGCGACGACCCGGAACGCGATGTCGCGCAGGCGAGCGATCGACCTGCTGGGCGGCATGACCAGTCGACCCAGCAGGACCGCCCGGCCGGTCATGGCGTCGTGGTGCGGTTCGCGTTCGCTCTGGTAGGTGTCCAGGAGGTCGTCGCCGGCATGACCGGCGATCGCGGCGTGGATCTTCCAGACCACATTTGCCGCATCGCGGAACGCCCCCGAAATCCCCTGACCGGCAAAGGGCGGCATCACGTGTGCCGCGTCGCCCAGCAGCAGCACCCGGCCCCTGCGCCACTCGCGTGCCTTGCGCACGTGGAAGGTGTAGGACCAGGTCCGGGCGATCTCGACGTCGTCGGGGGTGACGCCCTCCTCGGCCAGCATGCGCCAGACGTTCTCCGGTTCGAGCATGGACTCGGCGTCTTCGCCGGCATTGATGCGCCACTCCCAGCGGTAGTAACCACCCGGGCAGGGACAGCGCACGCCGGGCCGGGTCGGCGAGCACACGAAGTCGAAGTGGGGTCCACGGTGTAACGGCCGTTTGGTGCGGGCTTGCACGTCCATCCACTGCTCGGAATACGACTTGCCGGCAAACTCGATACCCAATTGCTTGCGCAGCGGGCTACTTCCGCCGTCACAGGCCAACACGTAGCGGGCCCGCACCAGGCGGTCGGTGCTGTCGGCGTCGGCGACGCGAAGGGTGACCGCCTGACCGTCCTGCTCGACGAACTCGGCGGTCCAGCCGGCGAGCACCTGGACGTGTGGCCAGCGCCTGAGCCCCTCGCGCAGAGCATGCTCCAGCAACGGTTGGTGGAAGAAGTTCGCCACCGCATGTCCGGTGTAGCGGGTGGGCCCGGTGGGGCCGACGATGAACGGCTTGCCGTTGAGTCCGATGAAACGTGCAGTCACCCCGAGATGCATGTGGGCGGTGACGTCGTCGTAGAGGCCGAGGTTGTCGATCGCGCGCAGCGCTTCGTCGTCCAGGGCGATCGCGCGTTGGCGTTCGAAGATCGCCAGATCACGTTCGACGACCAAGGTCCGCAATCCCAGTTGGCCGCAGGCATTCGCGGCGGCCGCGCCCGATGGGCCCAGGCCGACGATGACCACGTCGTAGATCTCGGGTGCGTTCACGGTTTGTCCTCCGTCACTGCGGCATCGCATTGGTTGTCGGTCGAGCTGAACAGAGATCCAGAGTCCTTCGAGATCGGCATCGGCATCGTAGGAGGAAAGGGTTGGTAGCGCGGGACCTGCGTGACGAGCTGAGCGACACTCCTCGACGTCGCCATCACGGTGCGATCGGGTCTGACCAACGCGGCGACGGTGTGACCGCGGCGTAGCCACCGGGCCATCTCGGTACCGGGTGCGGCGAAATATGTTGTGCAGCCGCGCTCTTCGGCCAGCAGGTGCTGGGCCGACGTGAGCGGCAGCGAGGTGATGAGCGCGAAACCCAGACCCAGGACGTCGTCGACCCGGCGGCCGTCCGGCAACACGGAGTTGGGGCACAATGTCCCGGTCAGTGACCGAAGGCCTCGGCGGCGTCGAACAAAGCGGGAGCGGTGCAGCGCCGGTGTCGACGAATCCATGATCCGGTTGCGCATGCCCGGTATCAGCCCCAGCCGTGGCACCACGATGCGACGCAGCAGCGAGCCGGTCTCACCTCCCGCGGTCATGAATCTGCCGACAACCAGGGCCAGTCGAACCATGGCTCGCGCGTGTGGTTTTCGTTCGCGCTCGTAGCTGTCCAGTGCCGACGGTGGCAGGTCACCGGAAATCACACCTGCCAGCTTCCATGCGAGGTTGGCTGCGTCGCGAAGTCCGGCACCCATGCCCTGGCCGATGAAGGGTGGCGTCAGGTGGGCGGCGTCACCGAGCAAGAAGACGTTCCCCCGGCGCCAGCGGTCGGCGAGCTGGGCGCGGAAAACATACTCGGCGACCCGGATGAGGTGCAGCTGGTCCTCGCCCACAGTTCCGGTCCACGGCGCGATCAGCGGCTTGAGCGCGGTCAGGTCGCAGAAGTGTTCGGCGGTCTCGCCGTCGAGCAACTGGAACTCCCACCGGTAGCGGGTGTCTCCGATACGCATGTAGGTACCTGCCCGTACGGGATCGCAGACCTGATGGACGCCCTCCCACTGGCCGAGGTCCGCGGTGGTCTCGACATCGATCACCAGCCAGCGTTGCT
It includes:
- a CDS encoding bifunctional 3-(3-hydroxy-phenyl)propionate/3-hydroxycinnamic acid hydroxylase, which codes for MTPHLRLITAAGPPVVIVGAGPTGATVATLLAQYGISSLVLDRWDGVYPQPRAVHMDDEVYRIIARLGLSARFAAISRPAHGLQLRDHDHRVLAEFHRDTLPSTNGFPQANMFDQPELESVLRENLTRYPGIEVRGGCEVIGIEQRADGGARVSYRDRGDGTTQQVDADYVLGCDGANSFVRSTIRAQMVDLRFQQRWLVIDVETTADLGQWEGVHQVCDPVRAGTYMRIGDTRYRWEFQLLDGETAEHFCDLTALKPLIAPWTGTVGEDQLHLIRVAEYVFRAQLADRWRRGNVFLLGDAAHLTPPFIGQGMGAGLRDAANLAWKLAGVISGDLPPSALDSYERERKPHARAMVRLALVVGRFMTAGGETGSLLRRIVVPRLGLIPGMRNRIMDSSTPALHRSRFVRRRRGLRSLTGTLCPNSVLPDGRRVDDVLGLGFALITSLPLTSAQHLLAEERGCTTYFAAPGTEMARWLRRGHTVAALVRPDRTVMATSRSVAQLVTQVPRYQPFPPTMPMPISKDSGSLFSSTDNQCDAAVTEDKP
- a CDS encoding bifunctional 3-(3-hydroxy-phenyl)propionate/3-hydroxycinnamic acid hydroxylase, translating into MNAPEIYDVVIVGLGPSGAAAANACGQLGLRTLVVERDLAIFERQRAIALDDEALRAIDNLGLYDDVTAHMHLGVTARFIGLNGKPFIVGPTGPTRYTGHAVANFFHQPLLEHALREGLRRWPHVQVLAGWTAEFVEQDGQAVTLRVADADSTDRLVRARYVLACDGGSSPLRKQLGIEFAGKSYSEQWMDVQARTKRPLHRGPHFDFVCSPTRPGVRCPCPGGYYRWEWRINAGEDAESMLEPENVWRMLAEEGVTPDDVEIARTWSYTFHVRKAREWRRGRVLLLGDAAHVMPPFAGQGISGAFRDAANVVWKIHAAIAGHAGDDLLDTYQSEREPHHDAMTGRAVLLGRLVMPPSRSIARLRDIAFRVVAKVPGAADAITRKVVEPTPLGRGCLTTVPRKRSPVGYLLTPARVAMADAQQVGVDQALGLGWSILGMDVDPRATMTPQHLAAWQRIGARFLTIRPGTSVVIDGELGDPSGQLWNALTDNGARYLIVRPDRYVYQATDDAAALAPPTSYRPGLVAHATAEQTTA